The following coding sequences lie in one Arachis hypogaea cultivar Tifrunner chromosome 4, arahy.Tifrunner.gnm2.J5K5, whole genome shotgun sequence genomic window:
- the LOC112796255 gene encoding stilbene synthase 3-like, translated as MVAVSEIRTAQRAEGPATVLAIGTANPPNCVDQSTYADYYFRVTNSEHMTDLKKKFQRICERTQIKNRHMYLTEEILKENPNMCAYKAPSLDAREDMMIREVPRVGKEAATKAIKEWGQPMSKITHLIFCTTSGVALPGVDYELIVLLGLDPSVKRYMMYHQGCFAGGTVLRLAKDLAENNKDARVLIVCSENTSVTFRGPSETDMDSLVGQALFADGAAAIIIGSDPIPEVENPLFEIVSTDQQLVPNSHGAIGGLLREVGLTFYLNKSVPDIISQNINDALSKAFDPLGISDYNSIFWIAHPGGRAILDQVEQKVNLKPEKMKATRDVLSNYGNMSSACVFFIMDLMRKRSLERGLKTTGEGLDWGVLFGFGPGLTIETVVLRSVAI; from the exons ATGGTGGCTGTTAGTGAGATCCGCACGGCTCAAAGGGCAGAAGGCCCCGCAACTGTATTGGCAATTGGCACAGCAAATCCACCAAACTGTGTTGATCAGAGTACATATGCAGATTATTATTTTAGAGTCACCAACAGTGAGCATATGACCGATCTTAAGAAGAAGTTTCAGCGCATTt GTGAGAGAACACAGATCAAGAACAGACATATGTACTTAACAGAAGAGATACtgaaagaaaatcctaacatgtgCGCATACAAGGCACCGTCGTTGGATGCAAGAGAAGACATGATGATCAGGGAGGTACCAAGGGTTGGAAAAGAGGCTGCAACCAAGGCCATCAAGGAATGGGGCCAGCCAATGTCCAAGATCACACATTTGATCTTCTGCACCACCAGCGGTGTTGCGTTGCCTGGCGTTGATTACGAACTCATTGTACTCTTAGGGCTCGACCCAAGCGTCAAGAGGTACATGATGTACCACCAAGGCTGCTTCGCTGGCGGCACTGTCCTTCGTTTGGCTAAGGACTTGGCTGAAAACAACAAGGATGCTCGTGTGCTTATTGTTTGTTCTGAAAATACTTCAGTCACTTTTCGTGGCCCTAGTGAGACAGACATGGATAGTCTTGTAGGGCAAGCATTGTTTGCCGATGGAGCTGCTGCGATTATCATTGGTTCTGATCCTATTCCAGAGGTTGAGAATCCTCTCTTTGAGATTGTTTCAACTGATCAACAACTTGTCCCTAACAGCCATGGAGCTATTGGTGGTCTCCTTCGTGAAGTTGGACTTACGTTCTATCTTAACAAGAGTGTTCCAGATATTATTTCACAAAACATCAATGATGCACTCAGTAAAGCTTTTGATCCACTAGGTATATCTGATTATAACTCAATATTTTGGATTGCACATCCTGGTGGGCGTGCAATTTTGGACCAGGTTGAACAGAAGGTGAACCTGAAGCCAGAGAAGATGAAAGCCACTAGAGATGTGCTTAGTAATTATGGTAACATGTCAAGTGCATGTGTGTTCTTCATTATGGATTTGATGAGGAAGAGGTCCCTTGAAAGAGGACTTAAAACTACCGGAGAAGGACTTGATTGGGGTGTGCTTTTTGGCTTTGGTCCTGGTCTTACTATTGAAACTGTCGTTCTCCGCAGCGTGGCCATATAA